The Daucus carota subsp. sativus chromosome 2, DH1 v3.0, whole genome shotgun sequence genome includes a window with the following:
- the LOC108212673 gene encoding uncharacterized protein LOC108212673: METIKTKESSVGLNYPMLTRSNYTTWSLKMKVFMKAQGVWGAIEQKDPKVAVDERTVQMALAAIYQGVPEDILLTIADKETAKEAWEAIKTMCMGVERVKEAKVQTLKGEFESLVMKESEKIDDFCMKLSGIVTNIRVLGETLEESSVVWKILRAVPDKFLQIASNIEQFGDMKAMTVEEVVGRLKAHEERMKGKCESGGEQLLLTQKWKTRGQGGAHGRNGGRDKSKIKCYNCNIFGHYASECNKPPRDREQRQEANLTQMEDDEPALL; encoded by the coding sequence ATGGAAACAATCAAGACAAAAGAAAGTTCTGTGGGTTTAAACTACCCGATGCTTACGAGAAGTAACTACACAACATGGTCCCTCAAAATGAAAGTGTTTATGAAGGCGCAAGGAGTTTGGGGAGCAATCGAACAAAAGGATCCTAAAGTAGCCGTGGATGAAAGAACGGTGCAGATGGCTCTTGCAGCGATATATCAAGGTGTGCCAGAGGATATATTGCTGACCATTGCTGACAAAGAAACTGCTAAGGAAGCTTGGGAGGCAATTAAAACAATGTGCATGGGAGTGGAACGTGTAAAGGAGGCAAAGGTGCAAACATTGAAGGGAGAATTTGAGTCTCTTGTGATGAAGGAATCAGAAAAAATAGATGATTTTTGTATGAAGCTGAGCGGCATTGTGACCAATATCCGGGTACTTGGAGAAACGCTGGAAGAATCGAGTGTGGTATGGAAAATATTACGTGCTGTTCCTGACAAGTTCCTTCAAATAGCTTCAAATATCGAGCAATTTGGAGACATGAAAGCTATGACAGTTGAAGAAGTAGTGGGTCGACTTAAGGCTCATGAAGAAAGAATGAAAGGCAAGTGTGAGAGTGGAGGAGAACAACTTCTTCTGACTCAGAAATGGAAGACAAGAGGTCAAGGAGGAGCACATGGCAGAAATGGTGGACGTGACAAAAGTAAAATTAAGTGCTATAATTGCAACATCTTTGGACACTACGCTTCAGAATGTAATAAACCACCACGAGACAGGGAGCAGAGACAAGAAGCTAACCTCACACAGATGGAGGATGATGAGCCAGCTTTGTTATAA